TCGGGTTGATCTGGGCATAGACGGTCACGTCCCAGTACTCGCCGCCGTTACCCTTCTCTGCTCCCTTCTCAGGAATGAAGGGGTCGACCCAGGTTATTGAAGCGGTGCTGTAGGTCAGGACCTTGTTGTCCACCTTCTTCTGCTCAGTCAGCACAGCCGTGGGCGCCATGCGGGCAATTTCGGTGTCGCCGATGCGGGTAACCCGCTTCATGCCGTCCGGGAAGGAGACCATCTTGCCGCCCTTGGGGTCGTAGACGTAGAAGACGACCAGCACATCCTGTGCGTAGTTGCCGTCGTTCTCGGCCGTGACCCGGATAGAGACGCCGTTGTCGTCGCCCTCGAGGACCGCAATGCGGTCAACCGAGATGCCAGTCAGTGAGAACTGAGGCGGCCGGATGAAGAGCGACGCTGAGAGAGGCTCGTCCATATCCGCGTTGTTCGCGGTGTCCTTGCCGTTCAGCTTGATGTCGAACTCCCGGTTACCGGCAGGTTCGCCAGTGTCCCAGTCGAAGTCGGGGGCCCAGATAGAGAGGGTGATGGTCACCTGCTGGTCAGCATCCAGCGGGATGCTGGTGGTTCCGTCTATCGAGGAAGTGGTCACCGGTGTTCCAGAGCTGGAGTCGGTCACCGCCCGGTAGATGGACCAGTCAGTGGTGTCGTATGCACTGCCTCCCGCCACGAGTGCCGGAGAGATTTCCAGCACGTTGGCAAGGGTTCCGATGTTGCGCGCGGTGTAGACGACATCCACACCCAGCGAGGGGTAGATTTCGTACACACGCGTGTCGTGGTCGACCTTGTCCCAGAAGATACCGTGGTCGAGCGTACGGACCACCTTGACGCCACCAATGGAGGCGCTACCCAGCGGACCCTTCGCCTGGAAGACAAAGGAGTACTGGTTATCTGGTGCAGGGTCGTAGTCCATCCCGTTCAGGCCCAGCTTGCTGGTGTCGAGGTGGATGTAGTAGGGATTCCAACCGCCCGAGTCACCCGCCAGCGAGCCGCCGACGGCGCTGTGGTCGCTTCCATCGACTATCGTGAAGCCGTTGGGTGACCAGAGTGCAACGGTCCTGCCGCTGTCGAAGGAGTGACCCTTCTGCTGTGCGAAGACCATGATCTCGTTGCCGGCGCTCATGTCGTAGTCGGCCCAGAACATGAGGTAGCTGTCATCGGTCCAGAGTGGCACATAGTTGGTACGCGCCTGCTCGGTCGCGACTGCCGCCGCGACGACCACGATTGTGCCAGCCATCATCGTGTGGAAGCCACAGTAGTAGGTGAAAGTCCCGACTTCGCTGAAGGTCAGCGAAGCACTATCGCCTGCGGCGAGCGTGATTTCAGGCCAGTCACCATCAGTGGAGGTCACTGTGTGGGTAATGGTGTCGTCGTTGGTCCAGGTGATGGTAGTTCCGAGCAAGGCCTCAACATAGCCGGGGCTGTAGCCGCCGACCTGGCCAACGATTGAGATGCCCATGTCATCAGTAACCACGTCGGTTTCGTCCCAGCTTACCGAGAGAGCACCGTCGCCGACTGAGGCAGGTTCGTCTGCCACGTCAACCCAGTCCTCTCCGCCGGTCAGCAGCGGGGTGCCGAGATTCTGCTCGGTACCTACCAGCAGCATGTGGCTGGCACCGTTGTTCGTCGCGAACAGGTCCTTCAGCGTGTCGCTCGTACCGGGTGTGGCCAGTTTGACACCGATGGTGTACATACCGGGCGTAGAGATACCAGGGAAGCTTATGCTGAAAGTGCCAGTCTCACTAGCCATCGGCAAGTTGCTGATGGAGTAGGAACTGTCACTCCAGACGGTGTTCCCGTCAGAGTCTATCGCGTAGGCGTAGATGTCAGCGCTGCTGATTGGACCGCCAGTGCCAAGGTCGCCCATGCCCACGTTCTTGAAGCTCGTGGTGATGGTTGAACCCTCGCCCAGCTCCAGCTTGTAGGGCAGGCTGGAGGAGGTCTGCTCGATGTCGAAACCGAGAGCGTAGATACCAACCTCGTCAACAAACCAGGCCGGATCCCAGTCGGGGTAAGATCCACCCAAATGGAAGCTGACTGACATGTCGTCCATTCCCGTACCGGTGAAGGTGTCGAGTCGCGCCTGCGACTCAGTCCAACCTCCCGAAGAAGAGACGAACGCCGGCAGGTTATTCAGCGGGTTGCCGTAGTAGAGATAGTTGTAGATCGTGCCGCCATACAGATTGCCCTGGGTTGGTGTCACAATGCTCCGGGTGGAGCTGGAACCGGATGGGCCGGCGGTCGATATGTCAACGTTGCCACCTTCGTAATAGTACGCGGCAAAGGCGCTGACGGAGGCGTAGAATGCATACCGGTGCTTGAACACCATCTTGGACGAGGTCGCCTGCGACAGATCTATCGAGGGCGAGTTAAGCCGTGCGTCGTCACCGTTGTAGGCTGTGCCGAAGGTATCGTCGCCAAGACCCCAAGAGGCTGCGCCAGCATAGACCTCAGACGTCTGAGTATGCCAGTCTGCTGTGCCCATCGCAAGGGTGGTTGACCAGCCGTCCGCGTAGAGGTCGCCTGAGCCACCGTTGACACAGCCTGCACACGTCATCTCAGCTTCAGCGTCGGTGTATGCCACGGTGAACATGGTCTCACGCGATATATCGCGCTTGTTATCACCGGAGAACTCGTCCACTGCAACGTTACCGTCCTCATCAAGGTAGCCGTCAATCCAAGCCTCTACCCGCACCTTGTACTGGCCGGGGACACTGAAATGGTAGTTCCAGTTGATATCCTTGGACTCGCCACTGGCGAATGCCCCACCAGTACCATCACCAGAGATGCTGACTGTGTCCTGGTAAACTACATCTGCCAAATCGGTGCCGGTGATATTCAGGTTGTCAATCACCCACTTCTCACCGTCATACGGCCACATGTAGTTCCAGAACCCGAAGTGGAACCGGAAGGCGACATTATCCTCGCCGATATAGTCAGCAAGGCTGAACTCGCTCTCAATCCAGTCACCGTCTGGCCACGCCGACGAGCCACCGCTCGTGCCGACGAAAGCATCCTGTCCAAAGAGCGGATTGCCCCAACCAGCGTAGTTGTAGATTTGTCCGTTGTATCCACTGGTCGGAACTACCTTGGTCCAGGTTTCCGAACCCGCCGTGGACGAGTCGTAGTCTGTAGAGATTTCGACGATTCCGCCGTTCGGGTTGTAGCCCATCCCACTAGTCCAGTGGAAATTCCAGCGGTGCAGCATGGTCATCTTGGCGTCATCCGGAGCCGAACTCAGATCGTACGACTCGGTAACCAGGAAGCCCTCACCACCGGCGTAGTACATCGCGAACTCACCGCCGTTGCTGTTGCCAGGACCCCAAGCGTCAGACCCGTCAAAGCCATCCTGTCCAGAGGGGAATGTCCAGCCAGGCTGGCTGCTCCAGGAAGCGCCGGGAGTCGTATAGGACGCCGTCCAGGGGTGGTTCGAAGCTGTGTAGCTGTCATGATCCTCGGCAATCAGGTTAGTGACGTCCTCGGTTCCGATAGTGAGGCGTGCCATGGACGTCCCAGCGGTCTGGGGATTGACACCCGCGTTAATCACGGTGGTGCCAATATCGGGGTTGCCGTTGATCGGAATCGGGTCGACTACGTCGGGGGCCGCAATAGCAAGGTTGTCGTTGTAGACCACACCAGTAATGGCGAGGTCATCCAACCGGTAGAAGCCGTTGGAGTAGGTGCCGAAGGCAACCGAGGACCAGCCGACGTGCCAGCGGACGCGAACGTCGTCCTGTCCTACATACGGGGTCAGGTCGAAGGTCTTCTTCTCCCACGCCTGTGGCGAGGGTGTGTAGGTGAAGGCACCGCCCGCGCTACCATAGAAGCTAAACGCGGGGTAACCACGAAGTGGGTTCGCGTAGAACGCGTAGTTGTAGATTGACTGGGTATAGCCACCAACAGGCGCAAATGGGCCCCATGTCTCGCCACCGTCTTCCGAAATTTCGACGACCACTCCATCGTACGTGTAATAGAAGTAGTACGAGTGCTGGAAGGTCAATTCAGCCGAAACCGGCATTTTCAGGTCGAGGTTGGGTGTGGAGGCCCACGGATCGCCTGGACTGGTCTGGTCGTACTTGCGACCACTGTCGAGCGAGCAGGGTGCAGAGGTGGCGTCGTTCGAGTCTGCGCTCCAGATTGAGGCACCCGAAGAGTCACGACCGAAAATCCAGTCGCTGGCGTCGCAGTCATCAAAGTTTTCCGAGAAGATGACGTACTTGACGTCGCGGAATGCGTTGAAGCGGTTGTCCGAGAGATCCTCGTCACCATAGTCGTCGATGATGGCCATCGAGACGCCGACCATATCGCCCGACTTCAGGCCGTTCGCCGCAGGCGTGAACGGGGTGAAGTCGACCGCGACGGTCTCCTTGAAGGCAATCGAGGCAATCGTCTTGGTCTCATCGACGAAGGTCTGGTCGATATCAATCAAATCAACCGACACGTCATCGAGGCGGAAGTAGCTGTTGTAGTACAACCATGCGGAGCTGTACCAGTACTGGTTGTAGGCCACTGTCCAGCGTACCTTAACGTCGGGGTAGCCGGTGTAATCGCCCAGGTCTACCTCCGTGTAATCCCACTTGCACTCCTGCCGGCAGGCCACATCGAAGCCACCGAGGCCGCCGTTGTAGGCGTAGTAGGTGAATGCCTGCTTCAGGACTACCTCTTCGGGGGTGTTGTACCACGATATAATCTGGCCGTTGATACCACTAACATAGCCACCAGTGGTGAACTTGTCCTTGTCAATGTACTCCCACGTAGTACCGCCATCGGTCGAAGCCTCCATGATAGCGCCCTCGTACCGGAAGTAGAAGAAGTACGAGTGCTTGAACTTGAGGGTCATACCGACTGCGGTCGAGGTGTCAATTGAGGGGGTCGTAAGGTGGCTCAGCATCGCAGGCTGCGGTCCTAGCACCTTGTCAAGACTACCGTCCGAAAGGTCATAGTAGCCGACCTTGTCGTAAGCGTTGTAGAAGTAGTACTCACGGAAGTGGTACATGCTGCTGACGTACACATGAGTGTCGGTCATGGCAATCGAACCCACGTAGGTGTTCCAGCCACCGCCATAATCTGATACTACGGTGGACCAGGAGCAACTCGTGGTCGAAATCTTCTTCAGGCCACCATAGAAGCTGGTGTAGTAATAACCTGACGTGTAGACAGAGCCCTCATAGACATCGACACTGCTCGAGTAGTACAGATACCCGGCGCCATTGTACTGGCAGTCAGTGTATGAGTTGGCGCTGTAGCTGCCGCCGGAGCTGCGAGTGTACTTCCGCAGTGTTGACTGGCTGTAATGGCGCCAGATCATCCAGATGTCACCAGTGTCGTCATCTACGTCCAAATCTTCCCAGTAGTAGGAACGTGATTTGCCGTTACCGTAGGTGAAGGTGCCATCAAGCGAGCCGTCATCTGCGTCCAGCTTGACTATCTTGGTATTCGCGGTCTGGAAGTGGACCTGCAGCGCGAAGACCTGCCCGTCATAGTAGGTAATTCCGGTCCCGTACTTGATTGTCGACCCACCCGTAGTCCATAGAAGGGTACCAGTCGAACTGAACTTCTTTACCCACGTGTTGGTACAATACAGGTAACCTATGCCCGAACAGCGGCCTATCACGTAGATATTGCCACTTGAATCCGTGGTCACGTCCAGCGGGTTGGTAAGGCCCTGAATGACAACCGTTCCGGAGTTGGAACTGTCGAACTTCCATATCTGCCCATGCAGCCTGTCGGAAACATAGAGGTGGGTGCCGTCATGGTGAATGCGCGTACTGTCGTCGAACATGCCGCCAACTGCAGCCTCCTTACGGCCGGACGACATAGAGCGATCGGATGTGTCACCGTCATTGTAGTAGTCGTCGCCGTAGTTGTAGTTGCTAACGTGTGCGCCCTGGCTGTCATTAATGTCTCCTGTCCAGAGGTTAGCACCGTGAGTTGAACTGGAGGTGAAGTCGCCGGGGCCAGAGTCGAAGTCCTCGTCAATAACTGTGCTGATTGCAGTTGAGAACACCTTGGCGTTGACGCCAACGTCGGTCTGGGTGTCAGTACCCTTGTTGACTACGTTGGCCGACATCGAGTTCTCGGTCGCCAGCGAGAGGGGATCCGGGACAGATGGACTGTCCAGTTTCAGTTGGTCCACTGGGGGCGGAGGTGGGTAGAACATGATGGCCTTGTTGTTGTACGAGGAACTCATCTGGGAGTAGGCATAGCTCAGGCCGTCACCGCCCTTTGTCTGGATACCAATCGAGACTGTCTCGTAGGAACCTGCTCCGTAGAATGTACCATCCTGATATTGGTAAACGATGTTACCATTCTCGTACACGATGGCCTGGAAGGTAGTCGTGTCAGACGAGGTACAGTAGTAGTACATGTTCATCTTGTTCCAGGTGATTACCAGCTTCCGGTCGGGAGCTGTGCCTAATGTCTCGTACTTGATGTCTGCGCCACTTGCGCAGTAACGGTAGTCCTGCCAGTAGGGTGAGAGCATGGTGCCAGCAATCCCGGTCCATGGCATTAGGTATGGAACCCAAGCGTAACTGACAGAGGGTGCGTCAAACGTGAACCACCCATTGTCACCGCCGAGGTAGAATTCGTCGTAGTCTACACCGTAATAGGTTATGGTGAAGCCCATGTCGAATGCACTGGTGACATAGTCACCGGGATTCCCTATGGATGTCCCAGTACTCAGGATATCAATCCAGTCATACGACACTTTACCATCCGATTCAGTACTGTCGGTAAAGTTGTATCCGAAGGTATCTGGTCCTCCGGTCTTGGCCGCAGCATTGGGCGCCAGCAGCACGAACGTGCTGGTGACCATGGTTACGGCGACTACGAAGGCAACGAGCCTTGCAGTCCAGGCGATAGAGTTCTCTGTACGGGTTTCTTGCATATGACACACCTTGGTTGAGTCCTTGTCTCAGCGGGTGGGATACCCACTGAAGGGTTCCCATCATGCTGCGCGGTTCATATAAAGCGTTCGCCCGGCCTGAAAACGGGCTAAGCGATAAAGCAGGGGGAGGGCTGTACCGTCGTGAAAATCGGGGTACTGGCACTGCAGGGAGCGGTCAGCGAGCACTGTCGGGCGCTGGCGGCGTGCGGCGCTCGCGTGGGGGAGGTGAGGACGCCCGCAGAACTGGAAAAAGTGGATGGCCTGGTGGTGCCGGGCGGCGAGTCCACAACGCTGCGCCACCTGCTGCAAAACGCCGGCTTGTGGGAGCCATTGCGAGCGTGGGAGCGCCCCATGCTGGGGACGTGCGCCGGCGCCATCCTGCTCGGCCGCGGAAGCGAAACGCTCGGCCGGATGGCGATGGAGCTGGACCGCAACGCCTACGGACGGCAGCAGGAGTCGTTCGAAGCCGACGTCGCGCTGGAGGCGGGCGAACCGTTTCCCGGAATTTTCATCCGGGCGCCTGCCATCGCCTTCACCGACGATGGGTGTACCCCGATAGCGTGGCACAACGGAAATATCGTGGGTGCGGTGCAGCCGCCACACATGGCGCTCACGTTCCACCCCGAGCTGACCAGCGACCGGCGGCTGCACCAGCGCTGGCTGGAGATGGTACCACGGTAACTGACCCGAAAGGCCGCCCGCAGCCGGGCTACGAGCGGCACGTCTTCATCTGCGGGCACGAGCGGCCGCCCGATGCCGCGCGCCCCTGCTGTGCCGGGCGCGACAGCTTGGCGGTGCTGAAGCAGATGAAGGCGACCGCGCGCGAGGCGGGCCTGACGGGAGTGCGGGTGCAGAAGTCGGGTTGCCTTGATTTCTGCGAGAACGGCATCTCCTGCGTGGTCTACCCGGAAGGCGTGTGGTATCGCATCGCCGACCCGGAGCGCGATGTGCCGGAAATCATCGAGCGGCACCTGCGCCACGGAGAGGTCGTCGAGCGCTGCCTGATGAAGTTCTGAGTTCTCGACGATTATTATTTAAAAAACGGGCTTCGTAAAAGGATAGTGGTGCGCGGGGCAGGATTCGAACCTGCGAACCCCTGAGGGAGAAGGTCTTGAGCCTTCCGCGATTGGCCAGACTATGCGACCCGCGCCCTGCGGCCGAAGGTCGGGGGTATTTTAGCCGCGCGTCGCTGCCCGGGGCATGGGCAAGCCAAAGTGGTGGGGCCGCGCCTGCGACGAACTGCGCGCGGGCGACCCGGTGCTGGGGGCGATTATCGACCGCTTCCCGGGCGAGCGGCTCGAACCGCGCGCGGAGCCGTTCTTCACGCTCGCGCGCGCGATAGTGGGACAGCAGATTTCGGTCAGGGCGGCACAGACCGTCTGGGGCCGGCTCGAGGCCATCTGCGGCGGGGCGGTGAGCGTCGAGACAGTGCTGACGCGCAGCGTCGAACAGCTGCGGCCGGCAGGGCTTTCGCAACGCAAGGCGGAGTACCTGCATGGGCTGGCGCAGGACCGGGAGGTGTGGGACATTGACTGGGTCCCGCTCGACGACGAGGCGGCGATTGCGCGGCTCTGCCGGCTGCGCGGGGTGGGGCGCTGGACGGCGGAGATGTTTCTGATATTCCACGTGTTGCGACCCGACGTGCTGCCGCTGGATGACCTCGGGCTGGTGGCGGGGATGCGGCGTGCTTACGGCGACGACCTCGAGACGGCGCAGTTGCGCGAAATCGGCGCGGTGTGGCGGCCGTGGCGGTCGGTCGCGACGTGGTACCTCTGGCGCTCGCTCGACCCGGAGCCGGTCGAGTACTAACCGTCGCGTGGCTGTGCCTTGGCGACGGCGCCGATGGTATGGCGCACCAGTCGTGCCGCGAGCGCCGCGGTGTTACCGTTGTCGGCGGGCGGGCAGGTCTCGACACAGTCGAAACCAACCAGCCGGTCGCTCAGGAAATTGAGAACCTGCACCACCTCATAGGGAGTCATGCCGAACGGCTCGGGGGTGCCGACGCCGGGGGCGAAAGCGGGGTCAATCGCATCCATGTCGAGGCTCAGGTAGAGCGGGCCATCGAGCGACTCGACCAGATCGGAGAGGTGTTCGCGCAGTTCGCTCCAGCCCGCCTCGACGTAGTGCAGCCCATCCTCACGCGCAGCGTGCAGCTCTTCGCGCGAGAGCGAGCGGATGCCAATAGGGCGGACACGCTCGGGGCCAACTATTTCGGAGACGCGGCGCGTCGTCGCGGCGTGCGACCACTTCGCGCCCTGATAGCCGTCGCGATAATCGAGGTGCGCGTCGAGGATGATGACTCCAAGTTCGGGATAGTGCTGCTTCAGTGCGGCGACCGCCGGCGGGGTGAGCGAATGCTCGCCGCCGAGGCCGACCGGGAACTTGCCGGCAGCACCGATGCGGCCAACGATTTCCCCGATGGCACTGTTGTTGGCCGCCTGGTCGGCGACTGCTTCGACGTCGCCCCAGTCGTGGGCCGGAACGTCGCGCAGGTCGAGGCCCAGCTCGTTGAGCCACGACTCGAAATTGTGGCTGTGGAAGCGAATCGCCTCTGGACCAGCGGCAGTACCCTTGCGAAAGCAGGCAGTACCATCAAAGGGGTAGCCCCAGATTACGAAACGCGCGTCATCGAAAGCCGCTTCAGCGTCGGCAAAAAACTCAGGCACGCGTGACCAGCCGCCGCCCCATTGCCTGCAGGAAGCGGATTTCGCTGCCGGGCTCGAGGCTGCCCTGGAACTCCTCGGGGATGTCGGCCATCGGGATGGTAAAGGTCTCCCAGGTCTCCAGGTCCATGAACTGCACCTCGGGACCCATGTGCGCCAGCACCTGCCCCTTGCGATTGTCCACCTGCGGCACGTGCAGCTTGTGCTTGACGGGGTGGACCAGCGACCGTTTGGTGCCGTCGAAGATTCCGACCGCGACTATGCGCGCCTTGGCTTCGCCGTGCTTGCCGGGCTTGGAGGTGATGTACTCAACAATCCGGCACGGAGCGTCATCGACGAGGATGTAGCGCCCTACCTTGAGCGACCGGATTTCCTGGATAGTGGTGGTCATAGTTGCGTCTCGCTGGTGGGAAGCTAGTCCTCGCGCAGTAGTCCAGCGGTGCGCAGCTCGTGCTTGATGTTGCGGACGGCGTTCTTGATGTCGTTGACCTCGCGCGCGCCGACGCAAACCATCTTGCCGCTGCCAAAGAGCAGCAGCACGACCTTCGGGTCAGCCATGCGGTAGACCAGCCCGGGGAACGCCTCGGGCTCGTATTCGACGTTCTCGAAGCCGAGTGACATCGCAATCTGAATCAGGTTGAGCGTCGACTCCAGATTGGTGGTGGCGACGATGTTCTGGATGACGATATCTGGCTCGTCATGGACCGGCATCTTGAGCGTGCGCAGCTCGGCCACCACCTTGTTGATGGCGACATGCACGTCCGGAATCGAGCGCGCGCCGGTGCAGACCACCTTCCCGCTGCGGAAGATGAGCACCGCCGTTTTCGGCTCGGCGAGCTTGTAGATCAGGCCCGGGAATCGGTCCTGGTCATACTCGGCCCCCTCGAGCTGGAAGGCGATGTCCTGCAACATCAGTTCCTTGCCAATCGAGGCGCTTGCTACAACGTTGACTACTGTTATTTCAGCCATGGTAAAACCCCTGAGGACCGCCTATTTAAGTCAGCTATATAAAGCTTAAATATGATTCAGCACGCATCCAGAATCGGTTCCGCGACCTTTTTAGCGCACCCTGCGTGGCGCCGCCGGCGGGGCCCGTAGGGTAGCTTGGTCAATCCTTCGGCGTTCGGGACGCCGGTACTCCAGTTCAAATCTGGGCGGGCCCACCATTTCGGCTGCTGCAATCCGTCCAGACCGACAAATCACCCCCGGCCAGCACGCTCACGGCTGACGATGGCGGGCGACCCGCTAGAGTGGCTCGCCCGCCGCGAAAAGCGTCTCGAAAATCAGCCCCGAAAGCCGCGCCAGCTCCTCGTGGTGCAACCAGAGCCCGAGCAGGTGCGCCGCTGATTCCGGCTTTTCCAGGCCGCCGATGAGCAATTCGGCCTGGTCGATGATGAACATCCCGGCAGCGGGGGTCGCGGCGCGGCGGATTTCGTAATTGCCGGGGAGCCGCGCCAGGTCGAGCGGCGCCTCGCCCAGCGGGAAGAGCAGCCGCACGCGGACGCCGGCGCGCGAACCGCTCGCGAGTGCGCGGCAGAGCGAGTCGGGGATGGCCGACGGCAGGAAAGCGGCAATGCCGTCGATGCTCTCGGTCGCGCGCAGGCACATCTCCTCGACCTGCTGGAAGACACCCATGTCGCGCACCGTCACCGACTCTGTGTAGGAGCGCTCCTGCGTTTCGTAGAGCGGAATCAGCGTCTCCTCGGCGGCGGCGCAGGCCGCTTCGACTTCGCGCAGCCGCAGCTCGGCCAGCCGGCGCGGGTTCTCGGGCGCGTAGGTGCGCGGATGCGCCGAGACCTGATGCGCCGCACCGTGGGCGGCGAGGTTGTCCAGGATGCCGTAAATCCGGGCGCGTGAGAAGGCGCAGCCGCGGCTGATGTCCCCGACACTGGCTTCGCCAGCCCGGAGCAGCAGCCGGTACACCTCCGCCTCGCCGTCGGAAAGCCCCAGCGTGTGGAGTACGGCATCCGGACTGTGTGGTGTGGTGCCCACGCTCCGCAAAAGGGGTTCTGCTATATAAATGTTTTACTTTATTAAACTATTATATACCGGGAAGTTTGGGGTTTGATGAGCGAGGCAGTAATTGCAGGCTATGTCCGTTCGCCCTTCACCCCCGCTCGCAAGGGCGCGCTGGCGAAGGTGAGACCTGATGAACTGATGGCACAGGTGGTGCGCGGGCTGCTCGAACGGAGCGGCACCGACCCGGCCGGGCTGGAAGACCTGATTATCGGCTGCGCGTTCCCGGAAGGCGAGCAGGGGCTCAACGTGGCGCGCATTGTCGGCTTCCTTGCGGACCTGCCGCCAGCGGTGGCGGGGACGACGGTGAACCGCTTCTGCGGCTCGTCGATGCAGGCCATCCACATGGCGGCCGGCGCCATCGCGTCTGGCGCGGGCGAGGCGTTCGTCTGCGGCGGGGTCGAGTCGATGTCGCGCGTGCCGATGATGGGGTTCAACCCGCTGCCGCATCCGGGGCTTTACGAGCGCGCGCCCGAAGTCTACATTAACATGGGGCTGACCGCTGAGAACCTGGCGCGCAAATACGATGTTTCGCGCGAAGCGCAGGAGGCATTCGCGCTCGAGTCGCAGCAGCGCGCGGTGCGCGCGGCGAGCGACGGCAGCTTCGCTGACGAAATCGTGCCGGTCGAAAACGGCGGTGGCCCGGTCAGCGCCGACGGCTGCCCGCGTCCCGACACCAGCCTCGAGGCGCTGGCGGGGCTGAAGCCTGCGTTCGACGCTGAAGGCAACGTGACGGCCGGCACTTCGTCACCGCTAACCGACGGCGCGGCGGCGGTGCTGGTGACTTCGGCTGACTACGCAAAGCGCCACAAACTGCCCGCCATGGCGCGCATCCGCGCCACCGCGGTCTCGGGCTGCGCGCCCGAAATCATGGGCATCGGCCCCGTCGAGGCGACCCGCAAGGCGCTCGAACGCGCCGGGCTGGAGCTGGGGCAGATGGACCTTGTCGAGCTTAACGAGGCGTTCGCAGCGCAGTCGCTAGCGGTGCTGGACGAACTGGGGCTGTCGCACGACCGCGTGAATCTGGACGGCGGTGCGATTGCACTGGGCCACCCGCTGGGGGCGAGCGGCGCGCGCATCACCGGCAAGGCAGCATCGCTGCTCCAGCGCGAGGGCGGTCGCTACGCGCTGGCGACGATGTGTATCGGCGGCGGACAGGGCATCGCGACGGTGCTCGAGGCAGCGTAATGGAGCGCGCGGCAGTCATCGGCTCGGGCGTCATGGGTGCCGGCATCGCGGCGCACCTGGCGAACGCCGGGGTGAGCGTGGAACTGCTCGACATCGTCCCGGAAGGTGCCGCGGACCGCAACGCACTGGCGCGTGGCGCGATAGCGCGACTGCCCCGGACGAAGCCGGCGCCGCTGATGCATCCCGATTTTGCCGAGCGCATCCGGCCCGGCAACCTGGAGGACCATCTCGGCCGCGTCGCCGAGGCGGACTGGATTGTAGAAGCGGTTCTCGAAGACCTTAATATAAAGCAGAAAGTTTTCCGCCAGCTCGAAAAAGTCCGCAAGGACGGCAGTATCATCAGCTCCAATACCTCGACCATTCCGCGCGCGCAGCTCACGAAGGGGATGGGCAAGCGCTTCGCGCGCGACTTCATGATTACCCACTTCTTCAATCCGCCGCGCTACCTGCGGCTGCTGGAGATTGTGCCTTCACCAACTATGGAGCCGGAGCGGCTCGACGCCTTCCGGGACTTCGCCGACCGGCGGCTCGGCAAGGGCGTCGTGGTTTGCAACGACACGCCGGGATTCATCGGCAACCGCATCGGCGCCTACTGGATGCAGTGCGCCATCAACGCGGCGGTCGAGATGGGGCTGAGCGTCGAGGAGGCGGACGCGGTGATGGGGCGCCCGATTGGCGTGCCGAAGACTGCGGTATTCGGGCTGCTCGACCTTGTCGGACTGGATCTGGTGCCGCACATCGCCGAGAGTATGCTGGCGACGCTGCCCGACGACGATGACTACCGGCGGGTGGTCGCCGAAGCCGAGCAGAACGGCATCACCGCCACCATCTCCGGGATGATTGCGGCCGGCTATACTGGCCGCAAAGGGAAGGGCGGCTTCTACCGGCTTAACCGCGACGGCGGGAAGAAGGTGAAGGAGGCGCGCAGTCTGGCGACGGGCGAATACGCGCCCGCCAACCGCAAGGTGGCGCTCGAATCACCCAAGGCGGGCAAACGGGGATTGCGCGCGCTTGTGGAATACCCCGACCGCGGCGGCGAGTACGCCTGGAAAGTGCTGTCGCAGACGCTCGCCTACACTGCGTCGCTGGTGCCCGAAATCGCCGCTGCGCCGGCCGACGTTGATGCAGCGATGCGGCTCGGCTACGGCTGGAAGCG
This is a stretch of genomic DNA from Candidatus Poseidoniia archaeon. It encodes these proteins:
- the pdxT gene encoding pyridoxal 5'-phosphate synthase glutaminase subunit PdxT, with the translated sequence MKIGVLALQGAVSEHCRALAACGARVGEVRTPAELEKVDGLVVPGGESTTLRHLLQNAGLWEPLRAWERPMLGTCAGAILLGRGSETLGRMAMELDRNAYGRQQESFEADVALEAGEPFPGIFIRAPAIAFTDDGCTPIAWHNGNIVGAVQPPHMALTFHPELTSDRRLHQRWLEMVPR
- a CDS encoding (2Fe-2S)-binding protein gives rise to the protein MAVLKQMKATAREAGLTGVRVQKSGCLDFCENGISCVVYPEGVWYRIADPERDVPEIIERHLRHGEVVERCLMKF
- a CDS encoding DNA-3-methyladenine glycosylase 2 family protein, encoding MGKPKWWGRACDELRAGDPVLGAIIDRFPGERLEPRAEPFFTLARAIVGQQISVRAAQTVWGRLEAICGGAVSVETVLTRSVEQLRPAGLSQRKAEYLHGLAQDREVWDIDWVPLDDEAAIARLCRLRGVGRWTAEMFLIFHVLRPDVLPLDDLGLVAGMRRAYGDDLETAQLREIGAVWRPWRSVATWYLWRSLDPEPVEY
- the speB gene encoding agmatinase; the protein is MPEFFADAEAAFDDARFVIWGYPFDGTACFRKGTAAGPEAIRFHSHNFESWLNELGLDLRDVPAHDWGDVEAVADQAANNSAIGEIVGRIGAAGKFPVGLGGEHSLTPPAVAALKQHYPELGVIILDAHLDYRDGYQGAKWSHAATTRRVSEIVGPERVRPIGIRSLSREELHAAREDGLHYVEAGWSELREHLSDLVESLDGPLYLSLDMDAIDPAFAPGVGTPEPFGMTPYEVVQVLNFLSDRLVGFDCVETCPPADNGNTAALAARLVRHTIGAVAKAQPRDG
- a CDS encoding translation initiation factor IF-5A, which produces MTTTIQEIRSLKVGRYILVDDAPCRIVEYITSKPGKHGEAKARIVAVGIFDGTKRSLVHPVKHKLHVPQVDNRKGQVLAHMGPEVQFMDLETWETFTIPMADIPEEFQGSLEPGSEIRFLQAMGRRLVTRA
- a CDS encoding TATA-box-binding protein, with translation MAEITVVNVVASASIGKELMLQDIAFQLEGAEYDQDRFPGLIYKLAEPKTAVLIFRSGKVVCTGARSIPDVHVAINKVVAELRTLKMPVHDEPDIVIQNIVATTNLESTLNLIQIAMSLGFENVEYEPEAFPGLVYRMADPKVVLLLFGSGKMVCVGAREVNDIKNAVRNIKHELRTAGLLRED
- a CDS encoding helix-turn-helix domain-containing protein, translating into MGTTPHSPDAVLHTLGLSDGEAEVYRLLLRAGEASVGDISRGCAFSRARIYGILDNLAAHGAAHQVSAHPRTYAPENPRRLAELRLREVEAACAAAEETLIPLYETQERSYTESVTVRDMGVFQQVEEMCLRATESIDGIAAFLPSAIPDSLCRALASGSRAGVRVRLLFPLGEAPLDLARLPGNYEIRRAATPAAGMFIIDQAELLIGGLEKPESAAHLLGLWLHHEELARLSGLIFETLFAAGEPL
- a CDS encoding thiolase family protein; protein product: MSEAVIAGYVRSPFTPARKGALAKVRPDELMAQVVRGLLERSGTDPAGLEDLIIGCAFPEGEQGLNVARIVGFLADLPPAVAGTTVNRFCGSSMQAIHMAAGAIASGAGEAFVCGGVESMSRVPMMGFNPLPHPGLYERAPEVYINMGLTAENLARKYDVSREAQEAFALESQQRAVRAASDGSFADEIVPVENGGGPVSADGCPRPDTSLEALAGLKPAFDAEGNVTAGTSSPLTDGAAAVLVTSADYAKRHKLPAMARIRATAVSGCAPEIMGIGPVEATRKALERAGLELGQMDLVELNEAFAAQSLAVLDELGLSHDRVNLDGGAIALGHPLGASGARITGKAASLLQREGGRYALATMCIGGGQGIATVLEAA